The following proteins are co-located in the Streptosporangium brasiliense genome:
- a CDS encoding transposase, whose product MGKESMGKKKPRPRRSFTPEFKAEIVELCQRGDRSVGQVAKDFDLTETAVRDWIRQAEVDTGDREGLTSSEREELAALRRENRRLR is encoded by the coding sequence ATGGGGAAGGAGAGCATGGGGAAGAAGAAACCTCGCCCTCGCCGTTCGTTCACGCCGGAGTTCAAGGCCGAGATCGTTGAGCTGTGCCAGCGGGGTGACCGCTCGGTCGGCCAGGTGGCCAAAGATTTCGATCTGACCGAGACCGCAGTGCGCGACTGGATCCGGCAGGCCGAAGTCGACACCGGTGATCGGGAGGGATTGACCAGCAGCGAGCGCGAGGAACTGGCGGCGCTGCGGCGGGAGAACCGCCGGTTGCGTTGA
- a CDS encoding PucR family transcriptional regulator: protein MGLRTTADDEVRRIMRMAAARLLQRLPELTDELVTRTRDTDEAYRRMVPTDDHWQSVYDAMRVGIGAILLPLAERRDLQQAERTARRRAEQGLPMDSLLRSYRISAQVMWDGLVGVVAEEEPDSLPVLIRGATKVWHAVDRQAVAAAEAYRDREAEMFGRTAERVQALLDALLEDRADAALARSAAAALDLPELGRYAVVITRLPGRHDHQDDAVRPAALGAMRLLWRMRPDYEVAVALLREAGMEDLTRELRPHVTGCAGISPVVEGLTELGRARRLAELALRTCVGEGPEIALLEDRLPAALVVSQPELAGHLSGVVLRPILALDPADREVLLGTLEAWLRCEGSAMRTAGQLYCHRNTVFNRIRRIEQLTGRSLARPLDIVELALALDAVRLLPVT, encoded by the coding sequence ATGGGGCTCCGGACCACCGCCGACGACGAGGTGCGCAGGATCATGCGCATGGCCGCCGCCCGGCTGCTGCAGCGCCTCCCCGAGCTCACCGACGAACTGGTGACCAGGACCCGTGACACCGACGAGGCCTACCGCCGGATGGTGCCCACCGACGACCACTGGCAGAGCGTGTACGACGCCATGCGGGTCGGCATCGGCGCGATCCTGCTCCCTCTCGCCGAGCGGCGCGACCTGCAGCAGGCGGAACGGACCGCCCGGCGCCGCGCCGAGCAGGGCCTCCCGATGGACTCGCTGCTGCGCAGCTACCGGATCTCCGCCCAGGTGATGTGGGACGGGCTGGTCGGCGTCGTCGCCGAGGAGGAGCCGGACAGCCTGCCGGTGCTGATCCGCGGCGCCACCAAGGTCTGGCACGCCGTCGACCGGCAGGCGGTCGCCGCCGCCGAGGCGTACCGCGACCGGGAGGCCGAGATGTTCGGCCGCACGGCCGAACGGGTCCAGGCCCTGCTCGACGCCCTCCTGGAGGACCGGGCCGACGCCGCCCTGGCCCGCAGCGCCGCCGCCGCGCTGGACCTGCCCGAACTCGGCCGCTACGCGGTCGTCATCACCCGGCTGCCGGGCCGTCACGACCACCAGGACGACGCGGTCCGCCCGGCGGCCCTGGGCGCCATGCGGCTGCTGTGGCGGATGCGCCCCGACTACGAGGTCGCGGTCGCCCTGCTCCGCGAGGCGGGGATGGAGGACCTGACCCGCGAACTGCGCCCCCACGTCACCGGCTGCGCCGGGATCAGCCCGGTGGTCGAGGGGCTGACCGAGCTGGGCCGGGCGCGCAGGCTCGCCGAGCTCGCCCTGCGGACCTGCGTGGGGGAGGGGCCGGAGATCGCGCTGCTGGAGGACCGGTTGCCCGCCGCGCTGGTGGTCAGCCAGCCCGAACTCGCCGGCCACCTCAGCGGTGTTGTGCTGCGGCCCATCCTCGCCCTCGACCCGGCCGACCGGGAGGTGCTGCTCGGCACGCTGGAGGCGTGGCTGCGCTGCGAGGGCTCGGCGATGCGCACCGCCGGGCAGCTCTACTGCCACCGCAACACGGTCTTCAACCGCATCCGCCGCATCGAGCAGCTCACCGGGCGCTCCCTGGCCCGCCCGCTGGACATCGTGGAGCTCGCCCTGGCCCTCGACGCGGTGCGATTACTGCCGGTGACGTGA
- a CDS encoding ABC transporter ATP-binding protein, producing the protein MDTLPPRLEVRDVTVRFAGLTALDAVGFTVEPGSVHAVIGPNGAGKSTCFNVLSGVYRATSGSVRFGGAELTALPPHRIAALGVARTFQNIALSPRLSVRENLMLGRHRLTRAGFVAAGLRLPSARREARRHGERVTEIAAFVGLSGRLPTPVGLLPYGVQKRVELARALCMEPRLLLLDEPVAGMNGGERRDMAELIVAVRESLGISILLVEHDMGMVMRIADAVTVLDFGRRIAGGPPAEVQDDPEVIRAYLGAAGGAGEATS; encoded by the coding sequence ATGGACACCCTCCCTCCCCGGCTCGAAGTCCGGGACGTCACCGTGCGCTTCGCCGGGCTCACCGCGCTGGACGCGGTCGGCTTCACCGTCGAGCCCGGCAGCGTCCACGCGGTCATCGGCCCCAACGGCGCGGGCAAGTCGACCTGCTTCAACGTGCTGTCGGGGGTCTACCGGGCCACCTCGGGCAGCGTGCGCTTCGGCGGGGCGGAGCTGACCGCCCTGCCCCCGCACCGCATCGCCGCCCTGGGCGTGGCGCGCACCTTCCAGAACATCGCCCTGTCGCCCCGCCTGTCGGTGCGCGAGAACCTGATGCTCGGCCGGCACCGGCTGACCCGCGCCGGGTTCGTCGCGGCCGGCCTGCGCCTGCCGTCCGCGCGGCGGGAGGCCCGGCGGCACGGCGAGCGGGTGACCGAGATCGCCGCCTTCGTCGGGCTCAGCGGGCGGCTGCCGACACCCGTCGGGCTCCTGCCGTACGGCGTGCAGAAACGGGTCGAGCTGGCCCGGGCCCTGTGCATGGAGCCCAGGCTGCTCCTGCTCGACGAGCCGGTGGCCGGTATGAACGGCGGCGAGCGCCGCGACATGGCCGAGCTGATCGTCGCCGTCCGGGAGAGCCTCGGCATCTCGATCCTGCTGGTCGAACACGACATGGGGATGGTCATGCGGATCGCCGACGCGGTGACGGTCCTGGACTTCGGCCGGCGGATCGCCGGCGGGCCCCCCGCCGAGGTCCAGGACGATCCCGAGGTGATCCGCGCCTACCTGGGCGCGGCGGGCGGGGCCGGGGAGGCCACTTCATGA
- a CDS encoding branched-chain amino acid ABC transporter permease yields MITFLELLANGISVGAVYALIALGFVIIFKATEVVNFAHASLLLAGGFAVAELHPVIGFWAALPAGVAGAAAVGVLIEFLIIRRADVSSHSVLAIVTIGVDIMLTTELTRQIGTEVLALGDPWRDQVLHLGAVGIAQTRVVALAVAAVLITVFLLAFKHTGWGVAMRATAEDAETAALMGVRRGRVSMGAWAVAGALAAVAALFLCVFPTPGLDRSTTFAAMKAFPAAILGGLDSTTGALAGGLIIGVTETLMSGYQNDLAFLGRGAGDVAPFLVMIVVLLIRPAGLFGTREPARV; encoded by the coding sequence ATGATCACTTTTCTGGAGCTTCTGGCGAACGGGATCTCCGTCGGCGCGGTGTACGCGCTGATCGCCCTCGGGTTCGTCATCATCTTCAAGGCGACCGAGGTGGTCAACTTCGCCCACGCCTCGCTGCTGCTGGCCGGCGGTTTCGCCGTCGCGGAGCTGCACCCCGTGATCGGCTTCTGGGCCGCCCTGCCGGCCGGTGTCGCCGGCGCGGCCGCCGTGGGCGTCCTGATCGAGTTCCTGATCATCCGCCGGGCGGACGTCTCCTCCCACAGCGTCCTGGCGATCGTGACGATCGGCGTCGACATCATGCTGACCACCGAGCTGACCCGGCAGATCGGCACCGAGGTCCTCGCCCTCGGCGATCCGTGGCGCGATCAGGTGCTCCATCTGGGGGCCGTCGGCATCGCCCAGACCCGGGTCGTCGCGCTGGCCGTCGCGGCGGTCCTGATCACCGTCTTCCTGCTCGCCTTCAAGCACACCGGCTGGGGCGTCGCCATGCGCGCCACCGCGGAGGACGCCGAGACCGCCGCGCTGATGGGCGTGCGGCGCGGGCGGGTGTCGATGGGGGCCTGGGCGGTCGCCGGGGCCCTGGCCGCCGTCGCCGCGCTCTTCCTGTGCGTGTTCCCCACGCCGGGCCTGGACCGCAGCACGACGTTCGCCGCCATGAAGGCCTTCCCCGCGGCGATCCTCGGCGGCCTGGACTCCACCACGGGGGCGCTGGCCGGCGGCCTGATCATCGGGGTCACCGAGACCCTGATGAGCGGCTACCAGAACGACCTGGCCTTCCTCGGCAGGGGCGCCGGCGACGTCGCGCCGTTCCTCGTGATGATCGTGGTCCTGCTCATCCGCCCCGCGGGGCTGTTCGGGACGAGGGAGCCGGCACGTGTCTGA
- a CDS encoding ABC transporter ATP-binding protein, which produces MAVRDLAVNYGPVTALRGISLSVPRGSIVTVLGGNGAGKSTLLRAVSGTLRFHRGAITAGEIGFDRARLSGTAASAVVARGVVQVPEGRRVFARMTVEENLRAGALGARGRRAAAEARERVLTLFPVLAERARQRAGLLSGGEQQMLAIGRALMARPRMLLLDEPTLGLAPMMAARIADTVREINAQGTTVLLVEQNAAMALSLASHAYVLEVGEVVLSGPAADLARSDEVRRRYLGVGDGPGAPSPAGRPALARWSA; this is translated from the coding sequence CTGGCCGTCCGGGACCTGGCGGTGAACTACGGCCCGGTGACGGCCCTGCGCGGGATCTCGCTGAGCGTCCCGCGCGGTTCGATCGTCACGGTGCTCGGCGGCAACGGCGCGGGGAAGTCGACCCTGCTGCGCGCCGTCTCGGGCACGCTCAGGTTCCACCGGGGCGCGATCACGGCGGGCGAGATCGGCTTCGACCGGGCGAGGCTGTCCGGCACCGCCGCCTCGGCCGTGGTCGCCCGCGGCGTCGTCCAGGTGCCCGAGGGCCGCCGGGTCTTCGCGCGGATGACCGTGGAGGAGAACCTGCGGGCCGGCGCGCTGGGAGCGCGCGGCCGCCGGGCCGCGGCCGAGGCCAGGGAGCGCGTGCTGACGCTCTTCCCGGTGCTCGCCGAGCGCGCCCGGCAGCGCGCCGGGCTGCTGTCGGGCGGCGAGCAGCAGATGCTCGCCATCGGCCGCGCGCTGATGGCCCGGCCGAGGATGCTCCTGCTCGACGAGCCCACCCTCGGCCTGGCGCCGATGATGGCGGCGCGGATCGCCGACACGGTCCGCGAGATCAACGCGCAGGGGACGACGGTGCTCCTGGTGGAGCAGAACGCCGCGATGGCCCTGTCCCTGGCCTCCCACGCCTACGTGCTGGAGGTCGGCGAGGTGGTCCTGTCCGGCCCCGCCGCCGACCTGGCCCGCAGCGACGAGGTGCGCCGCCGTTACCTGGGGGTCGGGGACGGTCCCGGCGCCCCCTCGCCCGCCGGGCGCCCGGCCCTGGCCAGGTGGTCGGCATGA
- a CDS encoding branched-chain amino acid ABC transporter permease, with product MSDRPGGCAGILIRSAILAAAAVAVPFYLEGFWLQAGLFAMSAAVGAIGINLLTGATGQLSMGHAFFLAVGAYAYVYFASAPGHGLGGLGLPTPVAAVLAVLTAGLAGGAFSPIAGRLKGAYLGIATLALIFLGQHLLFNAEPVTGGYNGRPVPPMELFGFAFADSPALVVAQVPFGALERLWFLGLAVLVCAALFARGVLRGRPGRAMNTIRDHEIAAGVMGVPVARYRAGVFVLSSMYGGLAGVLLALVFQRTVPDYFGILLSLDYLAMIVIGGLGSVAGAVIGAVFISLLPQLLTRYSDALPLVAEPGSGGVSPAEAARILYGAAVVVIVLFLPGGLLGLAGRLRSGLRRRTAAAPAAEKTSLRPSPEPRS from the coding sequence GTGTCTGACAGACCAGGCGGGTGCGCGGGGATCCTCATCCGGTCGGCGATCCTGGCCGCGGCGGCGGTCGCCGTGCCGTTCTACCTGGAGGGCTTCTGGCTGCAGGCCGGGCTCTTCGCGATGTCGGCGGCCGTCGGGGCGATCGGCATCAACCTGCTGACCGGCGCCACCGGCCAGCTCTCCATGGGCCACGCGTTCTTCCTCGCGGTCGGGGCCTACGCCTACGTCTACTTCGCCTCCGCCCCCGGGCACGGCCTGGGCGGCCTGGGCCTGCCCACCCCCGTCGCGGCGGTGCTCGCGGTGCTCACCGCGGGCCTCGCCGGGGGCGCGTTCAGCCCGATCGCCGGCCGGCTGAAGGGTGCCTACCTCGGCATCGCCACACTCGCCCTGATCTTCCTCGGCCAGCACCTGCTGTTCAACGCCGAGCCCGTGACAGGCGGCTACAACGGCCGCCCGGTGCCGCCCATGGAGCTGTTCGGCTTCGCCTTCGCCGACTCCCCCGCGCTCGTGGTGGCCCAGGTGCCGTTCGGCGCGCTGGAGCGGCTCTGGTTCCTCGGCCTGGCCGTCCTGGTCTGCGCGGCGCTGTTCGCCCGCGGGGTGCTGCGCGGCCGCCCCGGCCGGGCCATGAACACCATCCGCGACCACGAGATCGCGGCCGGGGTGATGGGGGTCCCCGTGGCCCGCTACCGCGCCGGCGTGTTCGTGCTGTCGTCGATGTACGGCGGGCTGGCCGGCGTCCTGCTCGCGCTGGTCTTCCAGCGGACCGTGCCGGACTACTTCGGCATCCTGCTCTCCCTCGACTACCTCGCCATGATCGTCATCGGCGGGCTCGGCTCGGTCGCGGGCGCGGTGATCGGCGCCGTCTTCATCTCGCTGCTGCCCCAGCTCCTGACCCGCTACAGCGACGCCCTGCCGCTGGTGGCCGAGCCCGGCTCCGGCGGGGTCTCCCCCGCCGAGGCCGCCCGGATCCTGTACGGCGCGGCGGTCGTCGTCATCGTCCTGTTCCTGCCGGGCGGCCTGCTCGGCCTGGCCGGCCGCCTGCGGTCCGGCCTCCGCCGCCGGACCGCCGCCGCCCCCGCGGCGGAGAAGACCTCCCTGCGCCCGTCCCCCGAACCGAGGAGCTGA
- a CDS encoding S8 family serine peptidase — MPSTSHLSRTGRVAVLAAAVGLVAAMAPPASAAPTPTPSAKKWTATPLTGGEPVQGAKSTTGKLAKSDQALLKSTSGATVNVMVKLDYDSYAAYQGGLEGLPATSPAKTGKALDIKSADAKKYEKHIEDVENTFLAGLAKSVPGAKAGQKLRTVYGGIALRIPANKAAEVLKLPGVAAVQEDRPEQLLTDSSASFIGAPTIYSKLGGSASSGKGVVVGILDSGAWPEHPQFADPGTLPAAPPTKDGTPRVCNFGDNPLTPAADPFACNRKLIGGAPFLDTYNAVFGGEVYPDSARDSNGHGTHTATTSAGGPVADANPLGISRGPIHGIAPAAHVSVYKVCGAQGCFPSDSAQAVGRAILDGVRVINFSISGGTSPYSDPVELAFLDAYAAGVLVSASAGNEGPGAATANHLSPWVTTVAASTQSRTFQSTITLAGSGGATATLKGASITAGVNSPLPVVLASAPPYSNALCTAPAPPGLFTGKIVACQRGPNRVLKSHSVLQGGAAGMILYNATPLDVMTDNHWIPTVHLDKPEGDALLAFLTANPGATGKFTQGTKTTWQGDAITTFSSRGPGGDFLKPDVTAPGLHILAGTTPTLEGPAGGPQGNLYQVIAGTSMSSPHVAGASALVFALHPDWTPGQVKSALETTAKTSVTKQDRVTPADPFDFGGGRIDLSKAGDPGLTLNETAENFAASAGDELNRIDLNLPSVNAPTMPGLITAKRTFTNVTDKTLTYDASGTTVSGANITVLPPRFSVKPGKSVKLTVVVTAPDLPEGQYFGQVNLKQSGGSRDLHLPVAFFRKEGAVPVEQTCVPDTIARDSGESTCTVSVQNTTLKDAEVTAVSTLDSKLRLNSVTGATKVGSQIATAKTTLTARQPDRPGIAPGTGPAPYLPLDAYGITPTPIGDEQALNFTVPPFKYAGKTYTRIGVVSNGYTVAGGTAGSADIEAAPQSLPDPATPNNVLAPYWTDLDGAGAPGVYVGTLTDGVSDWLVVEWRLNVYGTTDAKVFQQWIGLNGEEDITYTYDPANLPGDMPASYGLTVGAENDEGTAGGQITGPPTQDLRVTSTPGAPGGTLTYTMKVKGVSTGTGTVTTGTSTPQVKGITIEVDKITVQ; from the coding sequence TTGCCAAGCACGTCCCACCTATCACGGACCGGCCGCGTGGCGGTGCTCGCCGCCGCCGTCGGACTCGTCGCGGCGATGGCGCCGCCGGCGAGCGCGGCTCCCACCCCCACCCCGAGCGCCAAGAAATGGACGGCGACCCCGCTGACCGGGGGTGAACCGGTCCAGGGCGCCAAGTCCACGACCGGCAAGCTCGCCAAGAGCGACCAGGCGCTGCTGAAGTCCACCTCGGGTGCCACGGTCAACGTGATGGTCAAACTCGACTACGACTCCTACGCCGCCTATCAGGGCGGACTCGAAGGCCTTCCCGCCACAAGCCCCGCAAAAACCGGCAAGGCTCTCGATATCAAAAGCGCCGACGCCAAGAAATACGAAAAGCACATCGAGGACGTCGAGAACACCTTCCTCGCCGGACTCGCCAAGAGCGTTCCCGGCGCCAAGGCCGGGCAGAAGCTGCGCACGGTCTACGGCGGCATCGCACTGCGGATCCCGGCCAACAAGGCGGCCGAGGTGCTGAAGCTGCCGGGCGTCGCGGCCGTCCAGGAGGACAGGCCCGAGCAGCTCCTGACCGACTCCAGCGCCTCCTTCATCGGGGCTCCGACGATCTACAGCAAGCTGGGTGGCAGCGCCTCCTCGGGCAAGGGCGTCGTCGTCGGCATCCTGGACTCCGGCGCCTGGCCGGAGCACCCCCAGTTCGCCGACCCCGGCACCCTGCCCGCCGCGCCCCCCACCAAGGACGGCACCCCGCGCGTCTGCAACTTCGGGGACAACCCGCTGACCCCGGCGGCCGACCCGTTCGCCTGCAACCGCAAGCTGATCGGCGGCGCGCCGTTCCTCGACACCTACAACGCGGTGTTCGGCGGCGAGGTCTACCCCGACAGCGCCCGTGACTCCAACGGCCACGGCACCCACACCGCGACCACCTCGGCCGGCGGCCCGGTGGCCGACGCCAACCCGCTCGGCATCAGCCGCGGCCCGATCCACGGGATCGCCCCGGCGGCGCACGTGTCGGTCTACAAGGTCTGCGGGGCGCAGGGCTGCTTCCCCTCCGACTCCGCGCAGGCGGTGGGCCGGGCGATCCTCGACGGCGTCCGCGTGATCAACTTCTCGATCTCCGGCGGCACCTCCCCCTACAGCGACCCGGTGGAGCTGGCCTTCCTCGACGCCTACGCGGCGGGCGTGCTCGTGTCGGCCTCGGCCGGCAACGAGGGGCCCGGGGCGGCGACCGCCAACCACCTCAGCCCGTGGGTGACCACGGTGGCGGCCTCCACGCAGAGCAGGACGTTCCAGTCCACGATCACGCTGGCCGGCTCGGGCGGCGCGACGGCCACGCTCAAGGGCGCCTCCATCACGGCCGGCGTCAACTCGCCGCTGCCGGTGGTGCTCGCCTCGGCCCCGCCGTACTCCAACGCGCTGTGCACGGCGCCCGCCCCGCCGGGCCTGTTCACCGGCAAGATCGTCGCCTGCCAGCGCGGCCCCAACCGGGTGCTCAAGAGCCACAGCGTGCTCCAGGGCGGCGCGGCCGGCATGATCCTCTACAACGCCACGCCGCTCGACGTGATGACCGACAACCACTGGATCCCGACGGTCCACCTCGACAAGCCGGAGGGCGACGCGCTGCTGGCCTTCCTGACGGCCAACCCGGGTGCGACCGGCAAGTTCACCCAGGGCACCAAGACCACCTGGCAGGGCGACGCGATCACCACGTTCTCCTCCCGCGGTCCGGGCGGCGACTTCCTCAAGCCGGACGTCACCGCGCCCGGCCTGCACATCCTGGCCGGGACCACGCCGACGCTGGAAGGCCCGGCGGGCGGCCCGCAGGGCAACCTGTACCAGGTCATCGCGGGCACCTCGATGTCGTCGCCGCACGTCGCCGGTGCCTCGGCGCTGGTGTTCGCGCTGCACCCGGACTGGACCCCGGGTCAGGTCAAGTCCGCGCTGGAGACCACGGCCAAGACCTCGGTCACCAAGCAGGACCGCGTCACCCCCGCCGACCCGTTCGACTTCGGCGGCGGCCGCATCGACCTGAGCAAGGCCGGTGACCCGGGCCTGACCCTGAACGAGACCGCGGAGAACTTCGCCGCCTCGGCCGGCGACGAGCTGAACCGCATCGACCTCAACCTGCCCTCGGTGAACGCCCCGACCATGCCGGGTCTCATCACCGCCAAGCGGACCTTCACCAACGTCACCGACAAGACGCTCACCTACGACGCCTCGGGCACGACCGTGAGCGGGGCGAACATCACGGTGCTGCCGCCCCGCTTCAGCGTCAAGCCGGGCAAGAGCGTCAAGCTCACCGTGGTGGTCACCGCGCCGGACCTGCCCGAGGGGCAGTACTTCGGCCAGGTGAACCTCAAGCAGTCGGGCGGCAGCCGCGATCTGCACCTGCCGGTCGCGTTCTTCCGCAAGGAGGGCGCCGTCCCGGTCGAGCAGACCTGCGTGCCGGACACCATCGCCCGCGACAGCGGCGAGTCCACCTGCACCGTGAGCGTGCAGAACACCACCCTCAAGGACGCCGAGGTGACGGCGGTCAGCACGCTGGACAGCAAGCTGCGGCTGAACTCCGTGACCGGCGCCACCAAGGTCGGCTCGCAGATCGCGACGGCGAAGACCACCCTCACGGCCCGGCAGCCGGACCGGCCCGGCATCGCCCCGGGCACCGGGCCCGCGCCCTACCTGCCGCTGGACGCCTACGGCATCACGCCGACGCCGATCGGCGACGAGCAGGCGCTGAACTTCACCGTCCCGCCGTTCAAGTACGCGGGCAAGACCTACACCCGGATCGGCGTCGTCTCCAACGGCTACACGGTCGCGGGAGGCACCGCGGGCTCGGCCGACATCGAGGCCGCGCCGCAGTCGCTGCCGGACCCGGCCACCCCGAACAACGTGCTCGCCCCCTACTGGACCGACCTGGACGGCGCCGGCGCGCCGGGCGTCTACGTCGGGACGCTGACCGACGGCGTGAGTGACTGGCTCGTCGTCGAATGGCGCCTCAACGTCTACGGCACGACGGACGCCAAGGTGTTCCAGCAGTGGATCGGGCTGAACGGGGAAGAGGACATCACCTACACCTACGACCCGGCCAACCTGCCCGGCGACATGCCGGCGAGCTACGGCCTGACCGTCGGCGCCGAGAACGACGAGGGTACGGCCGGCGGCCAGATCACCGGGCCGCCGACCCAGGACCTCCGCGTGACCAGCACCCCCGGCGCCCCCGGCGGCACCCTGACCTACACGATGAAGGTCAAGGGAGTCAGCACGGGCACCGGGACGGTGACGACGGGCACGTCGACACCGCAGGTGAAGGGCATCACGATCGAGGTCGACAAGATAACCGTGCAGTAA
- a CDS encoding CBS domain-containing protein, translating to MLIGTILQGKGADVTTIRPEATVTELLAVLAAHNIGAVVVSEDGSSIAGIVSERDVVRRLDDRGAGVLTAPVSSIMTTDVHTCPPTANVDDLRQTMTTHRIRHVPVMDGGRLAGIVSIGDVVKSAIESLETEKAYLVDYLHR from the coding sequence ATGCTGATCGGTACGATTCTGCAAGGCAAGGGAGCGGACGTGACGACCATCCGTCCCGAGGCGACGGTGACCGAGCTCCTGGCAGTCCTCGCCGCGCACAACATCGGCGCCGTGGTGGTCTCCGAGGACGGCTCGTCGATCGCGGGCATCGTCTCCGAACGCGACGTGGTGCGGCGGCTCGACGACCGCGGTGCCGGCGTGCTGACCGCCCCGGTGTCGTCCATCATGACGACCGACGTCCATACCTGCCCGCCCACCGCCAACGTCGACGACCTGCGCCAGACCATGACCACGCACCGCATCCGGCACGTGCCGGTCATGGACGGCGGGCGGCTGGCCGGGATCGTGAGCATCGGTGACGTGGTCAAGAGCGCCATCGAGTCGCTGGAGACCGAGAAGGCCTACCTGGTCGACTACCTGCACCGCTGA
- a CDS encoding ABC transporter substrate-binding protein: protein MTSLPEKRRRAALPAAPARRIVVLALLALAVAACASGKATGGAGASPAVGGDGVKTGPGVTADKITVAAMTDLTGPYASFGKSLTQAQQLYFEQVNAAGGVCGRQIEAVVRDHGYDAQKAVAAYTEIAPRSAAIAHFIGSPMVMALKQRIEADQLLTIPMAWATGLLGGKAIQVTATTYDIDMINGVDFLVKEKGVRSGDKIGHLYFEGDYGESALNGSKYAAEKLGLTVVEQKIKATDQDMSAQVAAFKAEGVKAVLVSVGPKQSASLVGVSLAKGMDVPFVGSNSAYSPQLLPTPAGPALLKDFYVMTGGAPISSPLPAMKKLAADYTAKYPGETIDSGVATGYAAAAIVGDALRKACQGKDLSRAAIVAAHRSQSSWGGDYGTVMDFTMFDRPAARASFVVKPDKAALGGAVVLKEAAVSDLARDYTVPVG, encoded by the coding sequence ATGACCTCACTGCCCGAAAAGCGCCGCCGCGCGGCACTCCCCGCGGCCCCGGCCCGGCGGATCGTGGTGCTCGCCCTGCTGGCCCTGGCGGTCGCCGCGTGCGCCAGCGGGAAGGCCACCGGGGGCGCCGGCGCCTCGCCGGCCGTCGGCGGCGACGGGGTGAAGACCGGGCCCGGCGTCACCGCCGACAAGATCACGGTGGCCGCCATGACCGATCTCACCGGCCCCTACGCCTCCTTCGGCAAGAGCCTGACCCAGGCGCAGCAGCTCTACTTCGAGCAGGTCAACGCGGCCGGCGGGGTGTGCGGCCGGCAGATCGAGGCCGTCGTGCGCGACCACGGCTACGACGCGCAGAAGGCCGTGGCGGCCTACACCGAGATCGCCCCCAGGTCAGCGGCGATCGCCCACTTCATCGGCTCCCCCATGGTGATGGCGCTCAAGCAGCGCATCGAGGCCGACCAGCTGCTCACCATCCCGATGGCCTGGGCCACCGGGCTGCTCGGCGGCAAGGCCATCCAGGTGACCGCCACCACCTACGACATCGACATGATCAACGGGGTCGACTTCCTGGTCAAGGAGAAGGGCGTCAGGTCCGGAGACAAGATCGGCCACCTCTACTTCGAGGGAGACTACGGCGAGAGCGCGCTGAACGGCTCCAAGTACGCCGCCGAGAAGCTCGGCCTGACGGTCGTCGAGCAGAAGATCAAGGCGACCGACCAGGACATGAGCGCCCAGGTGGCCGCCTTCAAGGCCGAGGGGGTCAAGGCCGTGCTGGTCTCGGTCGGCCCCAAGCAGTCGGCCTCGCTCGTCGGCGTCTCGCTGGCCAAGGGCATGGACGTGCCGTTCGTCGGCAGCAACTCGGCCTACTCCCCGCAGCTGCTGCCCACCCCGGCGGGCCCCGCCCTGCTGAAGGACTTCTACGTCATGACCGGCGGCGCTCCGATCAGCTCGCCGCTGCCGGCCATGAAGAAGCTGGCCGCCGACTACACGGCGAAGTATCCCGGCGAGACCATCGACAGCGGCGTCGCCACGGGCTACGCGGCGGCGGCGATCGTCGGCGACGCCCTCAGGAAGGCCTGCCAGGGCAAGGACCTGAGCCGTGCCGCCATCGTCGCCGCGCACCGCAGCCAGTCGTCCTGGGGCGGCGACTACGGCACGGTCATGGACTTCACCATGTTCGACAGGCCCGCGGCCCGGGCGTCCTTCGTCGTCAAACCGGACAAGGCCGCACTCGGCGGCGCCGTGGTCCTCAAGGAGGCGGCGGTCTCCGACCTGGCCAGGGACTACACGGTGCCGGTCGGCTGA
- a CDS encoding Smr/MutS family protein, translated as MKLKLDLHPIFNRGGEIDKALRGIIDEAIRKKATEVEIIPGKGSGQLKKKVLRFLEQKEIKALYHRIDKDAKNHGRLFVYFRYK; from the coding sequence TTGAAGCTCAAGCTGGATCTGCACCCGATCTTCAACCGGGGCGGGGAGATCGACAAAGCGCTGCGGGGCATCATCGACGAGGCCATCAGGAAGAAGGCCACCGAGGTCGAGATCATCCCCGGCAAGGGCTCGGGCCAGCTCAAGAAGAAGGTCCTGCGCTTCCTTGAGCAGAAGGAGATCAAGGCCCTCTACCACCGCATCGACAAGGACGCCAAGAACCACGGCCGCCTGTTCGTCTACTTCCGCTACAAGTAG